A window of Lagenorhynchus albirostris chromosome 11, mLagAlb1.1, whole genome shotgun sequence contains these coding sequences:
- the EEF1AKMT3 gene encoding EEF1A lysine methyltransferase 3: MADPRPDPESEPESVFPREVRLFADSYSKKSRFYFCGHVLSITENFGSRLGVAAHVWDAALSLCNYFESQNVDFRGKKVIELGAGTGIVGILAALQGGDVTITDLPLVLEQIQGNVQANVPAGGRAQVRALSWGIDQHVFPGDYDLVLGADIVYLEPTFPLLLGTLQHLCGPHGTIYLASKMREEHGTESFFQHLLPQHFQLELAKRDENENVNIYRARHRGPRPA, translated from the exons ATGGCGGATCCCCGCCCAGATCCTGAATCAGAGCCCGAATCCGTGTTCCCACGGGAGGTCAGACTCTTCGCCGACTCCTACTCGAAGAAAAGCCGGTTCTATTTCTGTGGTCACGTGCTGAGCATCACGGAGAACTTCGGGTCCCGCCTCGGGGTGGCAGCTCACGTGTGGGACGCG GCTCTAAGCCTGTGCAACTATTTCGAGAGTCAGAATGTGGATTTCCGAGGCAAGAAAGTGATCGAACTGGGCGCTGGGACGGGCATCGTGGGTATCTTGGCAGCGCTGCAGG gGGGGGATGTTACCATCACTGACCTGCCCCTGGTCCTAGAACAGATCCAGGGCAACGTCCAGGCCAATGTGCCGGCTGGAGGCCGGGCCCAGGTCCGCGCCTTGTCCTGGGGGATTGACCAGCATGTCTTCCCTGGAGACTATGACCTGGTGCTGGGGGCTGATATCGTGTATCTGGAGCCCACCTTCCCACTGCTGCTGGGGACCCTCCAACACCTGTGCGGGCCCCATGGCACCATCTATCTGGCTTCCAAGATGAGAGAGGAGCACGGGACAGAGAGCTTCTTTCAGCATCTCCTGCCCCAGCATTTCCAACTGGAGCTGGCCAAGCGGGATGAGAATGAGAATGTTAACATCTATAGGGCCAGGCACAGGGGACCAAGACCTGCTTGA